In Staphylococcus lloydii, the following proteins share a genomic window:
- a CDS encoding cysteine desulfurase family protein, giving the protein MIYLDNAATTKPNQDVLDTFLKVNQTFYFNPSSPHKAGVQAEQLLVQAKQQINELLELNNKYDIVFTSGATESNNIALQGIAKKKKAFAPEIITSVLEHPSVLEVVRALGKQGFDIKFVDINSDGRIDLEHLKSLMSDKVGLVTCMHVNNIMGQVQPIAEIGRIVKAYPKAHFHVDAVQAIGKVPLEFEGVHSLSMSGHKFNGLKGQGVLLVENVHQIEPIMQGGGQELGIRSGTINLPINISIVKAIKYAIQNQALLHEKLASLNSELRTFVKDFKGVYINSPKDAAPHVLNIAFPGVKGEVLVNAFSKHNVLLSTTSACASKKAELNEVLLGMGVSKSNIEGSIRLSLGVNTTSEDIAKFKEVFIQVYEEVKELLK; this is encoded by the coding sequence GTGATTTACCTCGATAATGCTGCTACAACTAAGCCAAATCAAGATGTGTTGGATACTTTTTTAAAGGTGAATCAAACATTTTATTTTAATCCTAGTAGCCCCCATAAAGCAGGTGTACAAGCAGAACAACTCTTAGTACAGGCCAAGCAACAGATTAACGAGTTGCTAGAATTAAATAATAAATACGATATCGTATTTACAAGTGGTGCTACTGAATCTAATAATATTGCGCTGCAAGGTATAGCCAAAAAGAAAAAAGCGTTCGCTCCTGAAATTATCACTTCTGTATTAGAACATCCTTCGGTATTAGAAGTAGTACGTGCGCTAGGTAAGCAAGGATTTGACATTAAATTTGTTGATATCAATTCAGATGGAAGAATAGATTTAGAACATCTAAAAAGTTTAATGTCTGATAAAGTAGGACTAGTGACATGTATGCACGTTAATAACATTATGGGGCAAGTGCAACCGATTGCTGAGATTGGTCGTATCGTCAAAGCATATCCGAAAGCGCATTTTCATGTCGATGCAGTGCAAGCAATTGGTAAAGTGCCATTGGAGTTTGAAGGCGTTCATAGTTTAAGTATGAGTGGTCATAAATTTAATGGTTTGAAAGGACAAGGCGTACTGCTTGTTGAAAATGTACATCAAATAGAGCCTATTATGCAAGGTGGCGGACAAGAGTTAGGTATTAGAAGTGGAACGATAAATTTACCTATTAATATAAGTATAGTGAAAGCTATTAAATATGCCATTCAAAATCAAGCGCTATTACATGAAAAGTTAGCGTCGCTAAATAGTGAGTTAAGAACGTTTGTGAAAGATTTTAAAGGTGTTTATATCAACTCACCAAAAGACGCTGCGCCACACGTACTCAATATTGCTTTTCCCGGTGTTAAAGGTGAGGTACTGGTAAATGCTTTTTCAAAACACAATGTGCTGTTATCAACGACAAGTGCTTGTGCTTCTAAAAAAGCTGAATTAAACGAAGTACTGTTAGGCATGGGGGTATCTAAAAGTAACATAGAAGGTAGTATCAGATTGTCTCTTGGAGTTAATACTACGTCTGAAGATATTGCAAAATTTAAAGAAGTATTTATACAAGTATATGAAGAAGTTAAGGAGTTGTTAAAATGA
- the thiI gene encoding tRNA uracil 4-sulfurtransferase ThiI, producing the protein MTYDHLLVRYGELTLKGANRKMFVNQLRTNVQKALKSFDGIKIKANRDRMYIELEETAEIDAIIERLSKIFGIYSISPVMKLEKTVEAVEQQASAFAKDYASGDTFKIDVKRADKNFPYDTYELQRQVGGAVLNNNEHISVNVKQPDHEIKVEVRIDAIYIYDQTIEGAGGLPVGTGGKTLLMLSGGIDSPVAGMEVMRRGVTIEAIHFHSPPFTSEKAKDKVIELTRILSQHVGPIKLHIVPFTELQKQINKVVHERYTMTSTRRMMMQVADKLVHKIGAHAIVNGENLGQVASQTLKSMYAINNVTSTPVLRPLLTLDKEEIVKKAKSIGTFDVSIQPYEDCCTIFTPKNPVTEPDFEKVVKYESVFDFEDMIDNAVANIETLTITKDYQSEKEAETSAIIEDLF; encoded by the coding sequence ATGACGTATGATCATTTGTTAGTTAGATATGGCGAGTTAACGCTTAAAGGTGCTAACCGTAAAATGTTCGTAAACCAATTACGCACAAATGTACAAAAAGCATTAAAATCATTTGACGGTATTAAAATAAAAGCAAACAGAGATAGAATGTATATCGAACTAGAAGAAACAGCTGAAATAGATGCAATAATTGAACGATTGTCTAAAATATTTGGTATCTATTCAATTAGTCCAGTGATGAAATTAGAGAAAACTGTTGAAGCCGTGGAACAACAGGCAAGTGCATTTGCAAAAGATTACGCAAGTGGGGACACATTTAAAATCGACGTTAAACGTGCGGATAAAAATTTCCCGTATGACACTTATGAATTACAACGCCAAGTTGGTGGTGCTGTATTAAATAATAACGAGCATATTAGTGTTAATGTAAAGCAACCTGACCATGAAATTAAAGTAGAAGTTAGAATAGATGCTATCTACATTTATGACCAAACGATTGAAGGTGCAGGTGGCTTACCAGTTGGTACAGGTGGTAAAACACTATTAATGCTCTCTGGTGGTATTGATTCTCCAGTTGCTGGTATGGAAGTAATGCGACGAGGCGTTACTATAGAAGCGATTCATTTTCATAGTCCGCCATTTACGAGTGAAAAAGCAAAAGATAAAGTGATTGAACTGACGCGCATTTTATCTCAGCATGTGGGGCCAATCAAATTACACATCGTACCTTTTACAGAATTACAAAAACAAATTAATAAAGTCGTACATGAGCGTTATACGATGACATCTACACGTCGTATGATGATGCAAGTGGCTGACAAATTAGTTCACAAAATCGGTGCACATGCAATTGTTAACGGTGAGAATTTAGGACAAGTAGCAAGTCAAACGCTAAAAAGTATGTATGCAATCAATAATGTCACTTCAACGCCAGTGTTACGTCCACTCTTAACTTTAGATAAAGAAGAAATAGTGAAAAAAGCAAAAAGTATAGGAACGTTTGACGTTTCGATTCAACCATACGAAGACTGTTGCACGATTTTCACACCTAAAAATCCGGTTACTGAACCTGATTTTGAAAAAGTTGTGAAATATGAAAGTGTCTTTGATTTTGAAGACATGATAGATAATGCAGTAGCAAATATTGAAACACTGACAATAACTAAAGATTATCAGAGTGAAAAAGAAGCTGAAACTAGCGCAATAATTGAAGATTTATTTTAA
- a CDS encoding TSUP family transporter, producing the protein MDWDISIILIVIALGFLAAFIDAVVGGGGLISIPTLLAIGLPPSIALGTNKLASVFGTMTSAIRFIRARKVDLAIVGKLLPFVFIFSIIGSSLATFLPADLLKPIVIVILTIVLIYTLIRKDWGGIRTFNKLTLGKAILFTALISIIGFYDGFLGGGTGSFLLFILLMFGFDFLSAAGNAKVLNFGSNLGALLLFICLGHVDYFIGIIMALSMIAGSYVGAMFAINKGVGYVKVLFVVVTAILILKNAYDYITQTF; encoded by the coding sequence ATGGATTGGGACATATCAATTATATTAATTGTAATAGCGTTAGGGTTTTTAGCAGCATTTATCGATGCAGTTGTTGGTGGAGGGGGATTAATTTCTATTCCAACTTTATTAGCGATAGGATTACCGCCTTCAATTGCATTAGGTACTAATAAATTAGCTAGTGTATTTGGCACGATGACGAGTGCCATTAGATTTATTAGAGCAAGAAAAGTGGATTTAGCGATAGTTGGAAAATTATTGCCATTCGTCTTTATCTTCTCAATAATTGGTTCTAGTCTAGCAACCTTCTTGCCGGCAGATTTATTAAAACCTATAGTCATTGTCATACTTACTATCGTGCTGATATATACTTTGATTCGTAAGGATTGGGGTGGTATTCGCACATTTAATAAATTAACGCTAGGTAAAGCGATTTTGTTTACCGCTTTAATAAGCATCATTGGCTTTTATGATGGCTTTTTAGGTGGTGGAACAGGTTCGTTCTTACTGTTTATTTTATTGATGTTTGGTTTTGACTTTTTAAGTGCAGCTGGCAACGCCAAGGTATTAAATTTTGGCTCGAATTTAGGCGCTTTATTATTATTCATTTGTTTAGGACATGTAGATTACTTTATAGGTATTATCATGGCGCTGAGTATGATTGCAGGGTCATATGTTGGGGCGATGTTTGCTATTAATAAAGGCGTAGGATACGTAAAAGTGTTATTTGTTGTCGTAACAGCAATATTAATTTTGAAAAATGCGTACGATTATATAACGCAGACGTTTTAA
- the sppA gene encoding signal peptide peptidase SppA — translation MSKKRVIAIILAVVVILGGITVSSISAIVSSFISNSSSSNVDPFTEETEQQGSASKRIAHLTLNGEISDESGGGLFGGSGYDHDAFMKQLDNVKKDKSVKGVLLTVNSPGGGTYPSDEIYNKIKQIKKKGKKVYVHMESLAASGGYYVSAPADKIYAGPQSMVGSIGVIMSNVDYSGLQKKLGIKENVIKSGAHKDILSSSRPMTSDEKNILQSMLNDSFDRFINIVKNGRHMSEKKVRKLADGRVYSAQQAKENGLIDNIGYQNEALTALKKDIHAKNAEVFEYSDSVNIFSTLFSAKSTIKQFNSDIKGIKSVITNDSKAKPMYLYEG, via the coding sequence ATGTCTAAAAAAAGAGTGATTGCCATCATTTTAGCAGTAGTTGTCATATTGGGCGGTATTACTGTAAGTTCAATAAGCGCTATTGTTAGTTCTTTTATTTCAAATAGTAGTTCAAGTAATGTCGACCCGTTCACTGAAGAAACGGAACAGCAAGGTAGTGCATCAAAGCGAATCGCTCATTTAACGCTAAATGGTGAAATTTCTGATGAATCAGGCGGTGGATTATTCGGTGGTAGTGGTTATGATCACGACGCTTTTATGAAGCAATTAGATAATGTTAAAAAAGACAAATCTGTTAAGGGCGTCTTATTAACGGTTAATTCTCCCGGTGGTGGCACGTATCCTAGTGATGAAATTTACAACAAGATTAAACAAATAAAGAAAAAAGGTAAAAAAGTTTACGTACATATGGAAAGTTTAGCTGCATCTGGTGGCTATTATGTTTCCGCACCTGCAGATAAAATATACGCAGGACCACAGTCAATGGTGGGTTCAATAGGTGTCATCATGTCTAATGTAGATTATTCAGGTTTACAGAAAAAACTAGGCATTAAAGAAAATGTGATTAAATCGGGTGCACATAAAGATATATTGAGTAGCTCTCGCCCTATGACGAGCGATGAAAAAAACATTTTACAATCAATGTTAAACGATAGCTTTGATCGTTTTATTAATATTGTAAAAAATGGAAGACATATGTCTGAGAAAAAAGTAAGGAAATTAGCAGATGGTCGTGTCTATAGTGCGCAACAAGCAAAAGAAAATGGCTTAATCGATAATATTGGTTATCAAAATGAAGCATTAACAGCATTGAAAAAAGATATTCATGCTAAAAACGCAGAAGTCTTTGAATATAGTGATAGCGTTAATATTTTCTCTACCTTATTCAGTGCTAAATCGACGATTAAACAGTTTAATAGTGATATAAAAGGTATTAAATCGGTTATTACTAACGATTCAAAAGCTAAACCAATGTATTTATATGAAGGGTAG